From the Gallaecimonas mangrovi genome, one window contains:
- a CDS encoding prolyl oligopeptidase family serine peptidase: protein MKGQFSALLLSTVLLTLTACQQHAQPANTVATNKRLYPATATDNQVDNYFGTKVADPYRWLEKDTPAVQQWVAKQKAYADRYLASIKVRSDLESRITSLWNFEKFSPPFFKGSNLFYFRNDGLQSQDVLYVQDGPKGSARVLLDPNRFSDDGTVALSATAVAHNGKTLAYGVSQSGSDWQQWQFVNVATGKPLKDQLKWIKFSTPVWDKNDKGVFYARYNKPKPGQALTGTNYNQKLYYHRLGTPQSQDRLIYQRPDHKDWGFGADVSDDGRYLIIYVSKGTDSRNRLFYKDLKYNGPVVPLLPKLEASYSFIGNDGPVFYIQTNLDAPRSRIIAIDIRKPAKRYWQTVIPEGDNPIAGVSMFNHQFMVRGMKDALSQLKIYDRKGRFLSSVPLPGKGTVSSLNGRINSPDVYFSFSSYIQAPSVYKLDMNTNKVAVYRQPTLAYDPKDYVSEQVFYPAKDGTRIPMMISHKKGIKLDGNNPTLLYAYGGFNISITPRFNPATIAWMEQGGIYAVPNIRGGGEYGEAWHQAGMKANKQNVFDDFYAAAEYLIEMGYTRPAKLGAYGRSNGGLLMGAALTQRPDLFGAVLPAVGVLDMLRFQKFTIGWAWTSEYGSADNASDFPYLYAYSPLQNLKKRVYPATMVMTADHDDRVVPYHSYKFAATLQADQQGNAPVILRIEHKAGHGAGKPTSMKIREAADIFAFLLKNLGETH, encoded by the coding sequence ATGAAAGGACAGTTCTCTGCCCTGTTGCTCAGCACGGTATTGCTGACCCTAACTGCCTGCCAACAACATGCACAACCGGCCAACACGGTTGCCACCAATAAGCGCCTGTACCCTGCCACGGCCACCGATAATCAGGTCGATAACTACTTTGGCACCAAAGTGGCTGACCCTTACCGCTGGCTAGAAAAAGATACCCCAGCGGTACAGCAGTGGGTAGCAAAGCAAAAAGCTTATGCAGACCGTTATCTGGCAAGCATTAAAGTCCGTAGCGATTTAGAAAGCCGCATTACCTCGCTTTGGAATTTCGAGAAATTCTCACCGCCCTTTTTTAAGGGCAGCAACCTCTTTTATTTCCGTAACGACGGTTTGCAGTCGCAAGACGTGCTTTACGTGCAAGACGGCCCCAAAGGCAGTGCGCGGGTGTTGTTAGACCCGAACCGTTTTTCTGACGATGGCACAGTGGCGTTGTCGGCAACGGCGGTGGCTCATAACGGTAAAACCCTCGCTTACGGGGTGTCTCAGTCGGGGTCTGACTGGCAGCAATGGCAGTTTGTTAATGTCGCCACCGGCAAGCCGTTAAAAGACCAGCTTAAATGGATAAAATTTTCGACACCGGTTTGGGACAAAAACGATAAGGGGGTGTTTTATGCCCGCTATAACAAACCCAAACCGGGCCAAGCCCTAACCGGTACTAACTACAACCAAAAACTCTACTACCACCGCTTAGGCACGCCGCAAAGCCAAGACCGGCTGATTTACCAACGTCCCGACCACAAAGACTGGGGTTTTGGCGCCGATGTGTCTGATGACGGACGCTATTTAATTATCTATGTCTCTAAAGGTACGGATTCACGTAACCGCTTATTTTATAAAGACCTAAAGTACAATGGTCCGGTAGTGCCTTTGTTGCCAAAACTGGAAGCGTCTTACAGCTTTATTGGTAACGATGGGCCGGTGTTTTACATCCAAACCAACTTGGATGCGCCCAGGAGCAGGATCATCGCTATCGACATCCGTAAGCCCGCTAAGCGTTATTGGCAGACCGTGATCCCCGAAGGGGATAACCCCATCGCCGGGGTGTCGATGTTTAACCACCAGTTTATGGTGCGCGGCATGAAAGACGCGCTGTCGCAGCTGAAGATTTATGACCGCAAGGGCCGTTTTTTAAGCTCGGTGCCGCTGCCGGGTAAAGGCACCGTGTCCAGCCTTAATGGCCGTATCAATAGCCCCGATGTGTATTTTTCGTTTAGCTCCTACATCCAGGCGCCCAGCGTTTACAAGCTGGATATGAACACCAACAAGGTGGCGGTGTATCGCCAACCAACCCTGGCCTACGACCCAAAAGATTATGTGTCAGAGCAGGTGTTTTACCCGGCTAAAGATGGCACCCGCATTCCGATGATGATCTCCCATAAAAAGGGCATCAAACTCGATGGCAATAACCCAACACTGTTATATGCCTACGGCGGTTTTAATATCTCCATTACCCCAAGGTTCAACCCGGCCACCATTGCCTGGATGGAGCAGGGCGGCATTTATGCCGTGCCCAATATTCGCGGCGGTGGCGAATACGGTGAGGCCTGGCACCAAGCGGGCATGAAAGCAAACAAGCAAAACGTCTTTGACGATTTTTATGCCGCCGCCGAATACCTGATTGAAATGGGTTACACCCGGCCGGCGAAGCTGGGCGCCTATGGGCGAAGTAACGGCGGCCTGTTGATGGGGGCGGCGTTAACCCAGCGGCCAGACTTGTTTGGGGCGGTGCTGCCGGCTGTTGGCGTGCTGGATATGCTGCGCTTTCAAAAATTCACCATCGGCTGGGCCTGGACCAGTGAATACGGCAGTGCAGATAATGCCAGCGATTTTCCCTACCTTTATGCCTATTCACCGCTGCAAAACCTGAAAAAGCGGGTTTATCCGGCCACCATGGTGATGACCGCAGACCACGACGACAGGGTGGTGCCTTACCACTCTTATAAGTTTGCGGCGACCTTACAGGCAGACCAGCAGGGTAATGCCCCTGTCATTCTGCGCATTGAACATAAAGCCGGGCATGGTGCCGGCAAGCCAACCTCGATGAAGATCCGTGAGGCTGCCGATATATTTGCGTTTTTGCTTAAGAACCTGGGTGAAACTCATTAG
- the tolQ gene encoding protein TolQ — protein MNDMSFISLFLQASVLVKIVMLILLAFSVFSWTLIFQRHRVLKHAKGQADRFEDKFWSGVDLGKLYQELNGRQDELGGPEKIFTAGFKEFARLSKSSSRSPQSVLDGADRSMRVTLNREVETLESHLSFLATVGSISPYIGLFGTVWGIMNSFIALGNVQQATLSMVAPGIAEALIATAMGLFAAIPAVMAYNRFSHNVEKLELNYLNFQEEFHTILHRQVFANDGGQAA, from the coding sequence GTGAATGACATGTCCTTTATTAGTCTTTTCCTGCAAGCGAGTGTGCTGGTAAAGATTGTGATGCTGATATTGCTGGCCTTCTCTGTCTTTTCATGGACATTGATTTTCCAGCGCCATCGGGTGTTAAAACATGCCAAAGGCCAAGCTGACCGCTTTGAAGACAAATTTTGGTCTGGAGTGGATTTAGGCAAGCTCTACCAAGAACTCAATGGTCGCCAAGATGAACTGGGTGGCCCAGAGAAAATTTTCACCGCCGGCTTTAAAGAATTTGCCCGCTTGTCAAAAAGCTCCAGCCGCAGCCCACAATCGGTGCTGGACGGGGCCGACCGTTCGATGCGGGTAACGTTAAACCGTGAAGTTGAAACCCTCGAGTCGCACTTGTCATTCCTGGCAACGGTCGGTTCCATCAGCCCTTATATCGGCCTGTTTGGTACCGTTTGGGGCATCATGAACTCCTTTATTGCCTTGGGTAATGTGCAGCAAGCCACGCTGTCGATGGTAGCGCCGGGCATTGCTGAGGCGCTGATTGCCACCGCTATGGGCTTGTTTGCCGCTATTCCGGCGGTAATGGCCTACAACCGTTTTTCCCATAACGTTGAGAAGCTCGAGCTTAACTACCTGAACTTCCAAGAAGAATTTCACACCATCCTGCATCGCCAGGTCTTTGCTAATGACGGAGGTCAGGCAGCATGA
- the tolA gene encoding cell envelope integrity protein TolA gives MQKDGMGLPAGLAIGLHVLIVVLLGVSLDFNKTPKMPQPQGEPITAKAVDSKAIEDQVKRIKSEQAAQRKAEVERQQKLEDQRQAELKRIAELKQQQADAQKQAEDAKKVQAEEQQKAKELEIARQKKLEEKKKAEAEAKAADEKRKKAEAQAKAEEEKRKQEELARKKAAAEKKRKEEAERQRKLAEKQLADQMAAEAQQRAQARQKQVLTELEKYQALIVQQINQNIIRDESMKGKEAQVHVTLAPSGLVLDVKYVSGDKSLYDAVQRALWKIQTLPVSKDPDVFAKMRDLNLTYRPEF, from the coding sequence ATGCAAAAAGACGGCATGGGGCTGCCTGCAGGCCTCGCCATTGGCCTGCACGTATTGATTGTGGTGTTGCTTGGGGTGTCACTGGATTTCAACAAGACTCCGAAAATGCCGCAACCTCAAGGTGAGCCCATCACCGCCAAGGCGGTTGATAGTAAAGCAATCGAAGATCAGGTGAAGCGCATTAAGTCTGAGCAGGCCGCCCAGCGTAAAGCCGAGGTTGAGCGTCAGCAAAAGCTTGAAGATCAGCGTCAGGCCGAGTTAAAACGCATTGCCGAATTGAAACAACAACAGGCCGATGCGCAAAAACAAGCCGAAGACGCCAAAAAAGTGCAGGCCGAAGAACAGCAAAAAGCCAAAGAGCTAGAAATTGCTCGCCAGAAAAAACTGGAAGAGAAAAAGAAAGCCGAGGCAGAAGCAAAAGCGGCCGACGAAAAACGTAAAAAGGCCGAGGCCCAAGCAAAAGCCGAAGAAGAAAAACGTAAGCAGGAAGAATTAGCGCGCAAAAAAGCAGCAGCTGAAAAGAAACGCAAGGAAGAAGCCGAGCGGCAACGTAAGTTGGCTGAAAAACAATTAGCCGACCAAATGGCGGCTGAAGCACAACAACGCGCCCAGGCGCGGCAAAAACAAGTGTTAACTGAACTGGAAAAATACCAAGCACTGATTGTGCAGCAGATTAATCAGAACATTATTCGTGACGAGAGCATGAAAGGGAAAGAAGCCCAGGTTCATGTGACGCTGGCTCCCAGTGGGTTAGTCTTGGACGTTAAATATGTTTCTGGGGATAAATCCTTATATGACGCTGTACAACGAGCGCTTTGGAAAATACAAACCTTACCGGTTTCAAAAGACCCAGACGTTTTCGCCAAAATGCGCGATTTGAATCTAACCTACAGGCCAGAGTTCTAA
- the tamA gene encoding autotransporter assembly complex protein TamA: MLIALLLGGYSASLWAASAPKNVEFDVSGLDGELQNNVEIYLAQLPPIKADRVGRYRKDITAEVQKALQALGYYQPDIQFGALDGSTQPLTIKAGTPVRFRHITVAVSGDAEKDPVFQELLNNLPIKEGGVLRHDRYENAKSRMQSLALQRGYFDAQFKKAEVKVYPEAHAADVNIDFASGVRYRYGKLSIDTDRKVGTLLDKILTLKEGDPYQASQVTDVSRTVSSTKYFRSVELIPRIDKADAEHRIPLTLRLRAKSDNQVELGVGASSDEGPRASLSWTKPFLNKAGHSFTTDFTVSAPRQEATFEYRIPRADPLNQFYSFQGGYQYLDQEDTLSQQLTFALHKWDKKTNDWSRDLFIRTLYESYTQADQQDDVFLVIPGVAYNRTRTKGGVNLTWGDSEQITLEGSDQALVSDTRFVRVWGRTKWLRTVGENGRIIARAEQGLTWVDNIDDLPPSLRFFTGGDQTVRGFGYKTIAPRNSEGELVGGKYTTALSLEYDHRIAEKWRLAGFVDTGTATNSYAGGFSQWKIGTGFGVKWMTPIGPITIDLAFGVSETHVPWRIHFTMGPEI; the protein is encoded by the coding sequence TTGCTTATTGCGCTGCTGCTGGGTGGCTACAGCGCTTCTTTGTGGGCGGCCTCTGCGCCCAAAAATGTTGAATTTGATGTCTCGGGCCTGGATGGCGAGCTGCAAAACAATGTCGAGATTTACCTAGCGCAACTGCCGCCCATTAAGGCTGACCGTGTTGGCCGTTACCGTAAAGACATTACCGCAGAGGTACAAAAGGCGCTGCAAGCCCTTGGCTATTATCAGCCCGATATTCAATTTGGCGCCCTCGATGGCAGCACCCAGCCGCTCACCATTAAGGCCGGCACGCCTGTGCGGTTTCGCCATATTACGGTTGCCGTCAGTGGCGATGCCGAAAAAGACCCGGTTTTCCAAGAGCTGCTCAATAACCTGCCGATAAAAGAAGGTGGCGTGCTGCGCCATGACCGCTATGAAAACGCCAAAAGCCGTATGCAAAGTCTGGCGTTGCAGCGCGGCTACTTTGATGCGCAGTTTAAAAAAGCCGAAGTGAAGGTGTACCCCGAAGCCCATGCTGCCGATGTCAACATCGATTTTGCCAGTGGCGTGCGCTACCGCTACGGTAAGCTCAGCATTGATACCGACCGCAAGGTTGGCACCTTGCTCGATAAAATACTGACCTTAAAAGAAGGCGACCCTTACCAGGCGTCACAAGTTACCGACGTTAGCCGCACCGTTTCTTCCACCAAGTACTTTCGCAGTGTCGAGCTTATCCCGCGTATTGATAAAGCCGATGCCGAGCACCGCATTCCCTTAACCTTAAGGCTGCGCGCTAAGTCAGATAACCAGGTGGAGTTGGGGGTAGGGGCCTCGTCTGACGAAGGGCCAAGGGCGTCGCTTTCCTGGACTAAGCCATTTTTGAACAAAGCCGGGCACAGTTTTACCACTGATTTTACGGTGTCGGCACCGCGCCAAGAAGCCACCTTTGAGTACCGTATTCCTCGGGCCGATCCCTTAAATCAGTTCTACAGCTTTCAGGGTGGTTATCAGTATTTGGACCAAGAAGATACGCTAAGTCAGCAACTTACCTTTGCACTTCATAAATGGGATAAGAAAACGAATGACTGGAGTCGGGATCTATTTATCCGTACTCTGTATGAATCTTACACCCAGGCTGACCAGCAGGATGATGTGTTTCTGGTGATCCCCGGCGTTGCTTACAATCGCACCCGCACCAAAGGCGGCGTTAACCTCACCTGGGGTGACAGCGAACAAATTACCCTTGAAGGTTCTGACCAGGCATTGGTCTCTGATACCCGTTTTGTGCGGGTGTGGGGGCGCACCAAATGGTTAAGAACGGTGGGGGAAAATGGCCGTATTATTGCCCGCGCCGAACAAGGCCTAACCTGGGTTGATAACATTGACGACCTGCCGCCATCGTTACGTTTTTTCACCGGTGGTGACCAAACCGTGCGCGGCTTTGGTTACAAAACCATTGCCCCTCGCAACAGCGAAGGCGAGTTGGTGGGGGGCAAATACACCACGGCACTGAGCCTGGAATATGACCATCGCATTGCCGAAAAATGGCGGCTGGCGGGGTTTGTTGATACCGGTACCGCCACCAACAGCTATGCCGGTGGCTTTTCACAATGGAAAATCGGTACCGGCTTTGGGGTGAAGTGGATGACGCCTATTGGCCCCATCACCATTGATTTAGCGTTTGGGGTGAGTGAAACCCACGTGCCTTGGCGTATTCATTTCACCATGGGGCCCGAAATCTGA
- the ybgC gene encoding tol-pal system-associated acyl-CoA thioesterase — MQHQWPIRVYYEDTDAGGIVYHANYLKYFERARTEWLRSFDVEQDDLLAAGIAFVVRSVKMDNYLPARFNELLTVQSEVTVLKRASLTFNQKLLREGGQILCEAEVLVACVDQNKGKATAIPSTVLGVLKG, encoded by the coding sequence ATGCAGCATCAATGGCCGATACGTGTGTATTACGAAGATACCGACGCCGGTGGCATCGTATACCACGCTAACTACCTAAAGTACTTTGAGCGCGCTCGTACCGAGTGGCTCAGAAGCTTTGATGTGGAGCAAGACGACCTCTTGGCAGCCGGTATCGCCTTCGTGGTGCGCTCTGTTAAGATGGATAACTATTTACCGGCCCGCTTCAATGAGTTACTGACGGTGCAAAGTGAGGTAACCGTGCTTAAACGCGCGAGCCTCACCTTTAACCAGAAGCTGCTCAGAGAAGGGGGTCAAATTTTGTGTGAAGCCGAAGTGTTGGTGGCCTGTGTCGATCAGAACAAAGGAAAAGCCACAGCCATCCCTTCGACCGTATTGGGAGTGCTCAAAGGGTGA
- the tolR gene encoding protein TolR: MNAAPRKRRRPVAEINVVPYIDVMLVLLIIFMVTAPLITQGVKVDLPKQTSKPLPPDSHPAAVVSVTKDGTYYLQMGSNRAEQYKDVSELAAVVAAQRKIDPKTPVVIRGDGAVPYAKVVQLMGTLQGAGVDNVGLMTDPPEEKK; this comes from the coding sequence ATGAATGCAGCGCCGCGTAAACGCCGCCGCCCTGTTGCCGAGATCAACGTCGTTCCCTATATCGACGTGATGCTGGTGCTGTTGATCATCTTTATGGTGACAGCGCCCCTGATTACTCAGGGTGTGAAGGTAGACCTGCCTAAGCAGACCTCTAAACCATTGCCACCGGATTCCCATCCGGCGGCGGTGGTGTCGGTTACCAAAGACGGAACCTATTACCTGCAAATGGGTTCCAACAGGGCCGAGCAGTATAAAGATGTGTCTGAATTGGCCGCCGTAGTGGCCGCCCAGCGCAAAATTGACCCTAAAACACCGGTGGTTATCCGCGGTGATGGCGCCGTACCGTACGCGAAAGTGGTGCAGCTAATGGGGACTTTGCAGGGGGCCGGTGTCGACAATGTCGGGTTGATGACCGATCCGCCCGAGGAGAAGAAGTAG
- the tamB gene encoding autotransporter assembly complex protein TamB: MRWLKWASWTFLTLIVLLVLIPASLVLTDTGNKWLWHQATHYVAGLSGTLDSGNVVDGWHFSRFGWHSGGVDVDIKDLALHVTAPALVHGKVHVQSLSASMVKVKVTSSQDSSQAATDSSPAGDFTLPVTAEVDDMDISNIDVLVDGTHIAAGHFGMEGLWNKQGLDINGIAVDGLAITVPASAPAATTQTPAAKTAAAISLPTVSLPFAVDLESLVLENSRFDIAGQKQALALVTLDAQMQGSQVTINKLEVDHQLASVTGSGKVTLSGKYPLSLKVVATLKKALMDGQLNGENLSLNANGSVANLAFNIKGKGPVAASLEGALQPLEPTLPFDVVLDWPQLGWPLQQPQYQLQTGTLTAKGSLNQYQLALHTQGQGPQIPPTTIDLNASGDSHQLSISQLSLAMEKGKALVNGQLNWQQGLVWNGTLNLDNFDPGFWAPQLKGAVSGQLPSRFALNGEKWQLTARPDLKGTLANQSLAVTGAVALNQALHGNVDLQVKNGDNSLSAKGSLSQQLAIKGKLLANNLGLYGVGVQGALQGQWALTGTVDKPHVTLALSSQGVSYQDIQTQGLSVDADATLTANPEGKVSVKLAHLNQGDISVNDLAVNASGSAADHKLTLAFKGDPVGGSLRLTGHLNGENWQGELAKAEFTTPLKNWQLQKAVRLGFKQQTFTASAHCWTSQPASLCIDAINANAKGGSAGLHLKDLNLARLQPFLPDNFHWQAVLSGDATASWQGTKPQLKAHFQTTAGQFVSGKEDVGYQALTLSAQLDDKALTSNLNFRSDALGTLNLDAKVTDPQQSRTLSGNLAIKHFTLGWLAPLIPEVYSLTGEINGEGRLAGSLNQPLFYGKLALTGGGVNTNSDMVTISDFNTALDIKGTAAELSGSAKLGKGDLKLSGNMDWTKMPISGEINVKGNNLEAGYPGYGDLKVSPDLTLALGKETRLEGQVEVPWARIKVKELPKSAVSTSKDVVVITSNPDLKPQQASAPFAMHVGVKLGKDVRLEAMGLKTRLEGGLMINQDPNKAMRGNGEIKLVDGIYKAYGQNLVINTGSILFNGALDSPNLNIEAIRNKNTLSDSSITVGVKVTGDAANPKVELYSDPDMQQSEQLSYLLRGKGLDSTEGTSGNAVMQAMLLSAGINQFGGAVTGVAETLGLSDVAIDTSSTTDGGTQVAISGYLAPGLQLEYGVGVFNSVGQVKLRYELLPRLYLQAVNGVNQALDLFYKFEF, from the coding sequence ATGCGTTGGTTGAAGTGGGCGTCATGGACCTTCCTGACTTTGATTGTTTTGCTGGTGCTGATCCCAGCAAGCCTGGTGCTGACCGACACCGGTAACAAGTGGCTTTGGCACCAAGCAACCCATTATGTGGCAGGGCTGTCCGGCACCCTTGATAGCGGTAACGTCGTTGATGGCTGGCACTTTTCTCGTTTTGGCTGGCATAGCGGCGGTGTTGATGTCGATATTAAAGACTTGGCACTGCATGTCACCGCGCCAGCCCTTGTCCACGGCAAGGTGCATGTGCAGTCGTTGTCGGCCTCTATGGTCAAGGTCAAAGTAACCAGCAGCCAAGACAGCAGCCAAGCTGCTACCGACAGTTCACCGGCTGGTGATTTTACGTTGCCGGTTACCGCTGAAGTGGATGACATGGATATTTCCAATATCGATGTCTTGGTCGATGGCACCCATATTGCTGCCGGACACTTTGGTATGGAGGGGCTCTGGAATAAACAAGGGCTCGATATCAACGGTATTGCCGTTGATGGGCTCGCCATCACCGTACCTGCAAGTGCGCCTGCGGCTACAACGCAAACGCCGGCCGCCAAAACCGCTGCGGCCATTAGCCTGCCCACTGTGTCGCTGCCGTTTGCGGTGGACTTAGAAAGCCTGGTGCTGGAAAACAGCCGCTTTGATATTGCCGGCCAAAAGCAGGCGCTGGCGTTGGTGACACTGGATGCGCAAATGCAAGGCAGCCAAGTCACCATTAACAAACTGGAAGTTGACCACCAACTGGCCTCGGTTACCGGGAGCGGTAAAGTTACCTTAAGCGGTAAGTACCCACTGTCGTTAAAGGTGGTGGCAACCTTGAAAAAGGCGCTGATGGACGGGCAGCTAAATGGTGAAAATCTCAGCCTTAATGCAAATGGTTCGGTGGCCAATTTAGCCTTTAACATCAAAGGTAAAGGCCCGGTTGCGGCCAGTCTTGAGGGGGCATTGCAACCGCTCGAACCCACCTTGCCTTTTGATGTGGTACTGGATTGGCCCCAATTAGGCTGGCCGTTACAACAGCCGCAATATCAATTACAAACCGGCACCCTGACCGCCAAGGGCAGCTTAAACCAGTATCAGCTGGCGCTGCATACCCAAGGCCAAGGCCCGCAGATCCCCCCAACAACCATCGATTTAAACGCCAGCGGCGACAGCCATCAGCTCAGCATTAGCCAGCTAAGCCTGGCCATGGAAAAGGGCAAAGCCTTAGTTAATGGCCAACTCAACTGGCAACAGGGGCTGGTGTGGAATGGCACTCTAAACCTTGACAACTTTGACCCCGGTTTTTGGGCGCCGCAGCTAAAAGGCGCTGTCTCTGGGCAACTGCCTAGCCGTTTTGCGCTCAATGGCGAAAAATGGCAACTGACTGCCAGGCCTGATTTAAAGGGCACTTTGGCCAATCAGTCGCTGGCGGTAACGGGCGCGGTGGCGCTTAATCAGGCGCTACATGGCAATGTTGATTTACAGGTAAAAAACGGCGACAACAGCCTGAGTGCCAAAGGTAGCCTTAGCCAGCAGTTAGCCATTAAAGGCAAGCTTTTGGCCAACAACCTTGGCCTTTATGGCGTTGGCGTGCAAGGTGCGCTGCAAGGTCAGTGGGCACTTACCGGCACCGTTGATAAGCCGCATGTAACATTGGCGCTCAGTAGCCAAGGGGTTAGCTATCAGGATATTCAAACCCAAGGCTTGAGTGTTGATGCGGATGCCACTTTAACGGCCAATCCAGAAGGCAAGGTGAGCGTTAAATTGGCGCACCTAAACCAGGGGGATATCAGCGTTAATGACTTGGCTGTCAATGCCAGCGGTAGCGCTGCAGATCACAAGCTTACCCTAGCGTTTAAAGGCGACCCAGTTGGCGGCTCGTTGCGGTTAACCGGCCATCTTAACGGCGAAAATTGGCAAGGTGAGTTGGCAAAGGCCGAGTTTACAACACCGCTTAAAAACTGGCAGTTACAAAAGGCGGTGCGGCTTGGCTTTAAGCAACAAACCTTTACTGCCAGTGCCCATTGCTGGACCTCACAGCCTGCGTCTTTATGTATCGATGCCATTAACGCTAATGCCAAGGGTGGCTCTGCCGGGCTGCATTTAAAGGACTTGAACCTGGCCAGGTTGCAGCCATTTTTGCCGGATAACTTTCACTGGCAGGCGGTATTATCCGGTGACGCCACCGCCAGTTGGCAAGGCACCAAACCGCAGCTCAAAGCGCATTTTCAAACCACGGCTGGCCAGTTTGTCTCTGGCAAAGAAGACGTCGGCTATCAGGCGCTAACCCTTAGCGCCCAGCTTGATGACAAGGCGCTTACCAGCAACCTTAACTTCCGCTCAGATGCCTTAGGCACCCTTAACCTCGATGCCAAGGTGACTGATCCCCAGCAAAGCCGCACCCTTTCTGGCAACCTTGCCATTAAGCATTTCACCTTGGGTTGGTTGGCACCGCTTATCCCTGAGGTTTACAGCCTGACCGGCGAGATCAATGGCGAGGGCCGCTTGGCCGGCTCTCTGAATCAGCCGCTTTTCTACGGTAAGTTGGCGCTGACCGGTGGCGGCGTGAATACCAATTCCGACATGGTCACCATCAGCGATTTTAATACCGCCTTGGATATTAAAGGCACGGCGGCAGAGCTTAGCGGCTCTGCCAAGCTGGGCAAAGGCGACTTAAAGCTGTCTGGCAATATGGATTGGACCAAGATGCCGATAAGCGGCGAGATTAACGTTAAGGGTAACAACCTTGAAGCGGGCTACCCCGGCTACGGCGATTTAAAAGTGAGCCCGGATTTAACCCTAGCGCTCGGTAAAGAAACCCGTCTGGAGGGGCAAGTTGAGGTGCCTTGGGCACGCATTAAGGTGAAAGAACTTCCCAAAAGTGCGGTCAGTACGTCCAAAGATGTGGTGGTCATTACCAGCAACCCTGATCTTAAACCGCAGCAGGCCAGCGCACCTTTTGCTATGCATGTTGGCGTGAAGCTGGGCAAAGACGTGCGGCTAGAAGCCATGGGTCTTAAAACCCGCCTGGAAGGCGGCTTAATGATTAACCAAGACCCCAACAAGGCCATGCGCGGCAATGGCGAGATTAAGCTGGTGGACGGCATCTACAAGGCATACGGTCAAAACCTGGTGATTAACACCGGGTCGATTTTGTTTAATGGTGCCCTCGATAGCCCAAACCTCAATATTGAGGCCATTCGCAATAAAAACACCTTAAGCGATAGCTCCATCACGGTGGGCGTTAAGGTTACCGGCGATGCCGCCAATCCCAAGGTCGAGCTTTATTCCGACCCGGATATGCAGCAAAGCGAGCAGCTTTCGTATTTACTTCGCGGCAAAGGCCTCGATAGCACCGAAGGCACCAGTGGTAACGCGGTGATGCAGGCGATGTTGCTGTCGGCCGGTATCAACCAGTTTGGTGGCGCCGTTACCGGGGTGGCTGAAACCTTAGGGTTGTCTGATGTTGCCATCGACACCTCCAGCACCACTGACGGCGGCACCCAGGTGGCGATTTCCGGTTACTTGGCCCCGGGCTTACAGCTTGAATACGGGGTAGGGGTCTTTAACTCGGTAGGGCAAGTGAAACTTCGCTATGAATTGCTGCCGCGCTTATATCTGCAAGCGGTTAATGGCGTTAACCAAGCATTGGATCTGTTCTACAAGTTTGAGTTCTGA